A single window of Vibrio sp. HB236076 DNA harbors:
- the yhbY gene encoding ribosome assembly RNA-binding protein YhbY has translation MNLSTKQKQYLKGLAHNLKPVVLMGANGLTEAVLAEIEIALDHHELIKIKVASEDRDTKNLIIDAIVRETKAEKVQTIGKVLVLYRQTEDRKIELPRK, from the coding sequence ATGAACCTAAGCACAAAACAAAAGCAGTACCTTAAAGGCCTAGCACACAATCTCAAACCCGTCGTACTGATGGGAGCAAACGGTCTCACAGAAGCAGTACTGGCCGAAATTGAGATTGCATTGGATCATCACGAACTGATCAAAATCAAGGTTGCATCTGAAGATCGCGACACTAAGAATTTGATCATCGATGCCATCGTTCGTGAAACGAAAGCAGAAAAAGTACAAACTATTGGTAAAGTACTGGTTCTATATCGCCAGACAGAAGACCGTAAAATCGAACTGCCTCGTAAGTAA
- the rlmE gene encoding 23S rRNA (uridine(2552)-2'-O)-methyltransferase RlmE: MSKKKHSASSGRWLKEHFDDKYVNEAKKKGYRSRAIFKIEEIQGKDQLLKPGMTVVDLGAAPGGWSQYAANIVGESGQVIACDILPMDSIAGVAFLQGDFREDAVLEALLDRIQPDMVDVVMSDMAPNMAGNLSVDQPRAMYLVELALDMCRQVLAANGSFVVKVFQGEGFDQYVKDVRDLFKVVKIRKPDSSRARSREVYIVATGYKG; this comes from the coding sequence ATGAGCAAAAAGAAACATTCAGCCAGTTCAGGCCGATGGTTGAAAGAACACTTCGATGACAAATACGTAAACGAAGCCAAAAAAAAGGGTTATCGCTCTCGGGCAATCTTTAAAATTGAAGAAATTCAAGGCAAAGATCAGTTGCTTAAACCCGGCATGACGGTTGTCGATTTAGGAGCCGCGCCTGGTGGTTGGTCACAATATGCCGCGAATATTGTCGGAGAGTCAGGGCAAGTCATTGCATGTGATATTCTGCCAATGGATTCCATTGCCGGTGTTGCGTTTTTGCAAGGTGATTTCCGTGAAGATGCGGTTTTAGAGGCTTTGCTCGATAGAATTCAACCCGATATGGTCGATGTTGTGATGTCTGATATGGCGCCTAACATGGCGGGAAATTTGTCGGTTGATCAGCCTAGAGCCATGTATTTAGTCGAATTGGCCTTAGATATGTGTCGACAAGTTCTAGCTGCTAATGGTAGCTTTGTGGTCAAAGTCTTCCAAGGTGAAGGCTTCGATCAATATGTAAAAGACGTACGCGATCTCTTCAAAGTGGTCAAAATACGCAAACCCGACTCGTCGAGGGCTCGCTCTCGTGAAGTCTACATTGTTGCAACTGGTTACAAAGGGTAA
- the dacB gene encoding D-alanyl-D-alanine carboxypeptidase/D-alanyl-D-alanine-endopeptidase — MPDRTLILSLLFFLCSLLGPYSLADTLELDTLPQNTRYYFQVENLSDPSDNFIQNNQDGFFPPASTQKLLTALAAKLELEPDFHYRTELSKKADHWYLHFSGDPTLSRQDLLTLLTQAKEQGLTHIKGNLYIDDTHFSGLGNAVGSPWDALGVCYSAPSQATNLDHNCIPGALYTSASGKTRVNVPKQYPIYVDNQAVTVTSSVKKQQHCELHLQATNDNHYVLSGCIVEREKPLPLNFAVRNTSLYTTQVIYQQLNQLGITLDGQVLTAPRPKDSELIAQHQSQPLDDLLKVMLRKSDNLIADSMTKTLGQKFFFQPGNFDNGTEAIKQILLSKAGIDLTHAQIVDGSGLSRSNRLTAGMLLDVLRYIGQHDKTLNFVTLLPRSGQSGTLKYRRSMLASPVKGNIAAKSGTLYGTKNMAGFALNEQGEPTRIFLQLVSDYFPEKDRKTSPLTQVERRFYPLVVQRDMALAQQRPHQ, encoded by the coding sequence ATGCCAGATCGCACTTTAATACTTTCACTGCTTTTTTTTCTTTGCTCACTCTTGGGGCCTTATTCACTGGCAGACACTCTTGAGCTCGATACTTTACCGCAGAATACCCGCTATTATTTCCAAGTGGAAAACCTATCCGACCCTAGTGATAACTTCATACAGAATAATCAAGACGGCTTTTTTCCACCCGCGAGCACCCAAAAACTGTTGACCGCATTAGCCGCTAAACTCGAACTTGAGCCCGATTTCCACTATCGGACTGAATTATCGAAAAAAGCAGACCATTGGTATTTGCATTTTAGCGGCGATCCCACATTGTCGCGCCAAGATTTGTTAACACTATTAACCCAAGCCAAGGAGCAAGGGTTAACCCATATCAAAGGCAACCTTTATATTGACGACACTCACTTTTCAGGACTTGGCAATGCCGTAGGTTCTCCTTGGGATGCACTGGGGGTTTGTTATAGCGCGCCCAGTCAGGCGACCAATTTAGATCACAATTGTATCCCTGGTGCCCTTTATACGTCTGCCAGTGGAAAAACGCGTGTCAATGTCCCTAAACAATATCCTATTTATGTCGACAATCAAGCCGTCACGGTAACCTCTAGCGTAAAGAAACAACAGCATTGCGAACTCCATCTGCAAGCGACCAATGACAATCACTATGTATTAAGTGGGTGCATTGTCGAGAGAGAGAAGCCCTTACCGCTGAATTTTGCCGTCAGAAATACCTCGCTCTATACCACTCAAGTTATCTATCAACAGCTCAATCAGCTAGGCATTACCCTTGATGGACAAGTTCTTACCGCCCCTCGCCCCAAGGACAGTGAACTCATCGCGCAACATCAATCCCAACCGTTAGATGATTTACTCAAAGTCATGTTGAGAAAATCAGATAACCTCATTGCGGACAGCATGACCAAAACCCTAGGACAAAAATTCTTCTTTCAACCAGGTAATTTTGATAACGGTACCGAAGCCATTAAGCAAATTTTACTCAGTAAAGCAGGCATTGACCTCACCCATGCTCAGATTGTTGATGGCTCAGGCCTGTCGAGGAGTAATCGACTGACGGCGGGAATGTTACTCGACGTGTTGCGCTATATTGGGCAACACGACAAGACACTGAATTTCGTCACACTGTTGCCTCGTTCCGGTCAATCAGGCACGCTTAAATACCGACGTAGTATGCTCGCGAGCCCTGTAAAGGGAAACATAGCCGCCAAAAGTGGTACGCTGTATGGCACCAAAAACATGGCGGGGTTTGCCTTAAATGAACAAGGTGAGCCCACGCGAATATTTCTACAATTGGTGAGTGATTACTTTCCAGAAAAAGACCGTAAGACCTCTCCTTTAACCCAAGTAGAACGGCGTTTTTACCCTTTGGTTGTGCAACGTGACATGGCCCTTGCTCAACAACGGCCTCATCAATAG
- a CDS encoding YbaN family protein, with product MDQEPITRKEKIKRKGFACIGWTSVILGLIGITVPLLPTVPFILLALYCFGCSSPAFQQWLLDHPKLGPMARRLKNNSGLTKKEKINALIMIWLSMGAVAYFVAWGTHWFYAIAGLLAFETWFILRFKTADKKIATKPKTEKTPN from the coding sequence ATGGACCAAGAGCCGATTACACGAAAAGAAAAAATCAAAAGAAAAGGGTTTGCCTGTATTGGCTGGACCAGTGTGATTCTCGGTTTAATTGGGATCACCGTGCCTTTGTTGCCCACTGTGCCTTTTATTTTATTGGCACTGTATTGTTTTGGCTGCTCATCTCCTGCATTTCAGCAATGGCTATTGGATCATCCTAAACTCGGCCCTATGGCAAGGCGATTAAAAAACAATTCAGGACTGACCAAAAAAGAAAAGATCAATGCGTTAATTATGATCTGGCTCTCGATGGGGGCGGTGGCGTACTTTGTCGCTTGGGGTACACATTGGTTTTATGCCATTGCAGGCCTCTTGGCGTTTGAAACCTGGTTTATTTTACGCTTTAAAACCGCCGACAAAAAGATCGCAACGAAACCGAAAACAGAAAAAACCCCTAATTAA
- a CDS encoding peptidoglycan DD-metalloendopeptidase family protein produces MKTIFNTLPRFHRIGVGFFSALIFVACLLPDEASLSENDRKRKYVVGQRYSLPLDIDLFYSPEKPVHSLDWQHYQVQPGESTALLFKRIGLSPTLLYRIMNSSQEIKSQLSNLRPGDKLAFGFDQEKQLTELRRGLNQFETFVVVKGEQGYQSRTDKKHIDYQYNYTEATITSNFWNAAISANLTPNQIMAIAGMFGWDIDFALDIRQQDSFKVLYQDMIVEGEVVGKGKILAATFTNQGDTFTAILDENSDQYFDKNGRAMKKAFLRAPIDFRRVSSNFNPKRLHPVTGLVKPHRGTDYVAPVGTPIWAAGDGVVQKAGYNRFNGNYVFIRHSNTYITKYLHMKKRLVNTGQRVKQGQTIGTLGSTGRVTGAHLHYEFLVNGVHKNPRTVDLPLSKSLQGKAKATFIANANLRLQKLEQYQQLLSMQ; encoded by the coding sequence ATCAAGACTATTTTTAACACTTTGCCTCGCTTTCATCGTATCGGGGTCGGTTTTTTTAGCGCCTTAATTTTTGTCGCGTGTTTACTTCCAGATGAAGCATCTTTGAGTGAAAACGATCGCAAAAGAAAATACGTGGTTGGCCAGCGTTATAGCTTGCCTTTAGACATCGATCTTTTTTACTCTCCCGAAAAGCCAGTCCACAGCCTTGATTGGCAACATTACCAAGTCCAACCTGGTGAAAGTACCGCTTTACTATTCAAACGAATTGGCCTCTCACCCACCTTGCTTTATCGCATCATGAATAGCAGCCAAGAAATTAAAAGTCAGCTGAGCAATTTACGACCGGGCGACAAACTGGCCTTTGGCTTTGATCAAGAAAAGCAATTAACTGAATTACGACGAGGGCTCAATCAATTCGAAACCTTTGTCGTCGTCAAAGGAGAGCAGGGGTATCAATCTCGCACCGATAAAAAGCACATCGATTATCAATACAACTACACCGAAGCGACCATCACTTCCAATTTTTGGAATGCCGCGATCAGTGCCAATCTCACTCCTAACCAAATCATGGCCATTGCCGGTATGTTTGGCTGGGATATTGATTTTGCTTTAGACATTCGTCAACAAGACAGCTTTAAGGTGCTTTACCAAGATATGATTGTCGAGGGCGAAGTGGTTGGAAAAGGCAAAATTCTCGCGGCGACGTTTACCAACCAAGGCGATACCTTTACCGCCATACTAGACGAAAATAGCGATCAGTATTTCGATAAAAATGGCCGCGCAATGAAAAAAGCCTTTTTGCGGGCACCGATCGATTTTCGTCGTGTCAGCTCAAATTTTAACCCCAAACGGCTACACCCAGTCACAGGGTTAGTTAAACCCCATCGCGGCACCGATTACGTGGCCCCTGTAGGGACTCCGATCTGGGCGGCTGGTGATGGTGTCGTACAAAAAGCCGGATACAATCGCTTTAATGGCAATTATGTGTTTATCCGTCATAGTAATACGTACATTACCAAGTACTTACATATGAAAAAACGCCTCGTTAATACCGGCCAACGAGTGAAGCAGGGGCAAACGATCGGCACGTTAGGCAGTACAGGTCGGGTAACCGGTGCGCATTTACACTACGAATTTCTGGTCAATGGCGTTCACAAGAACCCAAGAACGGTTGACTTACCACTGTCAAAATCATTACAAGGCAAAGCTAAAGCAACCTTTATTGCCAATGCCAATTTACGCTTACAAAAACTCGAACAGTACCAGCAATTGCTTTCTATGCAATAA
- the erpA gene encoding iron-sulfur cluster insertion protein ErpA — protein MSEVNIPLSFSDAAAMRVKNLITEEENPELKLRVYITGGGCSGFQYGFTFDESINDGDTTIENSGVTLVVDPMSLQYLIGGVVDYTEGLDGARFFVSNPNATTTCGCGASFSV, from the coding sequence GTGAGTGAAGTCAATATTCCTTTATCTTTTTCAGATGCAGCAGCCATGCGCGTGAAAAACCTGATCACCGAAGAAGAAAATCCAGAGCTAAAACTGCGAGTTTACATCACCGGAGGCGGTTGCAGTGGTTTTCAGTACGGTTTTACCTTTGATGAGTCTATCAACGACGGTGATACAACGATTGAAAACAGCGGAGTCACTTTGGTTGTTGACCCGATGAGTCTGCAATATTTAATCGGTGGCGTGGTTGATTATACCGAAGGTCTCGACGGTGCTCGGTTCTTCGTGAGTAACCCAAATGCAACCACAACCTGTGGCTGTGGCGCCTCATTTAGTGTGTAA
- the tyrS gene encoding tyrosine--tRNA ligase, with translation MASLEAALAEIKRGVEELIPEEELITKLKEDRPLRIKLGADPTAPDIHLGHTVILNKLRAFQELGHEVTFLIGDFTGMVGDPTGKNTTRPPLTREDVIRNAETYKQQVFKILDPEKTKIQFNSEWLSELGAEGMIRLAANQTVARMLERDDFKKRYQNGQAIAIHEFMYPLLQGYDSVAMETDVELGGTDQKFNLLMGRELQKAHGQKPQVVLMMPLLVGLDGEKKMSKSAHNYIGITEAPSEMFGKIMSISDDLMWSYYELLSFRPLEEIAQFKAEIANGKNPRDIKILLAKEIIARFHTEADADAAEQEFINRFQKGAIPDEMPEFTFEAGLPLSNLLKEAGLCASTSDAMRMVKQGAAKIDGEKAVDAKFVPQAGTYVFQVGKRKFARITIQ, from the coding sequence ATGGCGAGTCTTGAAGCGGCATTGGCCGAAATTAAGCGTGGTGTGGAAGAGTTAATTCCCGAAGAAGAGTTAATTACAAAATTAAAAGAAGATCGTCCGTTGCGCATTAAGCTTGGGGCGGATCCGACAGCACCAGACATTCACTTGGGGCATACCGTGATTTTGAATAAATTGCGTGCCTTCCAAGAGCTCGGCCATGAAGTCACTTTCTTGATCGGCGATTTTACCGGTATGGTCGGCGATCCAACGGGCAAAAACACAACCCGTCCTCCTTTGACCCGTGAAGACGTTATCCGCAATGCTGAAACCTATAAACAGCAAGTGTTTAAAATTTTAGATCCTGAGAAAACCAAAATTCAATTTAACTCTGAGTGGTTATCTGAGCTTGGTGCGGAAGGGATGATCCGCCTTGCGGCCAACCAAACCGTAGCGCGTATGCTTGAGCGCGATGACTTTAAAAAACGTTACCAAAATGGCCAAGCTATTGCGATTCACGAGTTTATGTACCCATTACTCCAAGGCTATGACTCTGTCGCCATGGAGACGGATGTTGAGCTTGGTGGTACGGACCAAAAATTCAATTTATTGATGGGGCGTGAACTGCAAAAAGCGCATGGTCAGAAGCCTCAAGTGGTATTAATGATGCCGCTTTTGGTTGGCCTGGATGGCGAAAAGAAAATGTCGAAGTCGGCGCATAACTATATTGGTATTACCGAAGCACCGAGTGAAATGTTTGGCAAGATCATGTCAATCTCGGATGATTTGATGTGGAGTTACTACGAATTGCTGTCATTCCGCCCATTAGAGGAAATTGCGCAATTTAAAGCTGAGATCGCGAATGGGAAAAACCCACGTGATATCAAAATCTTATTAGCTAAAGAAATTATTGCTCGTTTCCATACCGAAGCCGATGCCGATGCCGCAGAACAAGAATTTATCAATCGTTTCCAAAAAGGGGCGATTCCGGATGAAATGCCAGAGTTTACCTTTGAAGCCGGCTTACCCTTGAGTAACTTGCTAAAAGAAGCTGGCTTATGTGCTTCGACATCAGATGCCATGAGAATGGTAAAACAAGGTGCGGCAAAAATTGATGGTGAAAAAGCAGTAGATGCTAAGTTTGTGCCACAGGCTGGGACTTATGTCTTCCAAGTTGGCAAACGCAAATTTGCTCGTATTACCATTCAATAA
- the greA gene encoding transcription elongation factor GreA — MEKIPMTVRGEKKLREELDRLLKLRPKISAAIAEARELGDLKENAEYHAAREEQGICEAQIRDIEYKLSVAQVIDVTKMDNTGKVIFGATVTLIDCDTEEEKRYQIVGNDEANIKAGLISVSSPIARGLIGKMEGDEVVISTPGGDRDFEIDSVDYI; from the coding sequence ATGGAAAAAATTCCTATGACAGTTCGCGGCGAAAAGAAGCTGCGAGAAGAGCTTGACCGTTTATTAAAGCTTCGTCCAAAAATCTCCGCAGCAATTGCTGAAGCACGTGAGTTGGGCGATTTAAAAGAAAACGCGGAATACCACGCCGCTCGTGAAGAGCAGGGGATTTGTGAAGCTCAAATTCGCGATATAGAGTACAAATTATCGGTTGCCCAAGTTATTGACGTGACCAAAATGGACAACACGGGCAAAGTTATCTTTGGCGCCACGGTTACGCTGATTGATTGCGATACCGAAGAAGAAAAACGCTATCAAATTGTCGGTAACGATGAAGCAAATATCAAAGCGGGTCTAATATCTGTAAGCTCACCGATTGCCCGAGGTTTGATTGGCAAGATGGAAGGTGACGAAGTAGTGATCTCTACGCCTGGCGGCGATCGCGACTTTGAAATTGACAGTGTTGACTATATCTAA